A stretch of Lathyrus oleraceus cultivar Zhongwan6 chromosome 6, CAAS_Psat_ZW6_1.0, whole genome shotgun sequence DNA encodes these proteins:
- the LOC127095419 gene encoding LOW QUALITY PROTEIN: uncharacterized protein LOC127095419 (The sequence of the model RefSeq protein was modified relative to this genomic sequence to represent the inferred CDS: substituted 2 bases at 2 genomic stop codons), with the protein MDVVEAFFHIYVFASSTYCRGGGTIELLYNRAFQVEDEENILFWHFFKTDRCLSCLENPNHPKHLVVSIANFTYLMLPQMQPLVPGHCCILPIHHESATRTVDDNMWVEIRNFKIMMFAKQDKEVVFLETVMGLAQQRCHCMVECIPLPKHIAKQSPLYFKKAIDEAEDTKIFXXSQHNAKRLIHTSEKGLRNSIPKDFPYFHVEFGINRGFVHVIEDEKLFNHNLGLNVLRGMLHLDEYRRQRYTSMEVQKQHVINFSKQWQQFDWTKQLHSHFSNYSYSLIKTNHVL; encoded by the exons ATGGATGTTGTTGAAGCATTTTTTCACATTTATGTTTTTGCTTCTAGTACTT ATTGCCGAGGTGGTGGTACAATAGAACTTTTGTACAATAGAGCTTTTCAAGTAGAAGACGA GGAGAATATACTATTTTGGCACTTTTTTAAAACG GATCGTTGCCTCTCTTGTCTAGAAAATCCAAACCATCCTAAGCATCTTGTTGTGTCTATTGCAAATTTCACATATCTTATGTTGCCACAGATGCAGCCTTTGGTGCCTGGTCATTGTTGTATTCTACCCATTCAC CATGAATCAGCTACAAGAACGGTAGATGATAATATGTGGGTAGAAATCCGAAACTTCAAAATTATGATGTTTGCAAAACAAGATAAGGAAGTGGTGTTCCTTGAAACTGTGATGGGATTGGCTCAGCAACGGTGCCATTGTATGGTTGAGTGCATTCCTTTACCCAAACATATTGCTAAACAGTCTCCTTTATACTTTAAGAAG GCAATTGATGAAGCAGAAGACACTA AGATATTCTAATAGAGCCAACACAATGCCAAAAGACTCATTCATACAAGTGAAAAGGGTTTGCGCAACTCAATTCCCAAGGACTTCCCATATTTTCATGTCGAATTTGGGATAAATAGAGGTTTTGTCCAtgtcattgaagatgagaagtTGTTTAACCATAACCTAGGATTGAATGTCCTTAGAGGAATGCTGCATTTGGATGAGTACAGACGTCAAAGGTACACATCAATGGAGGTACAAAAGCAACATGTTATTAACTTTTCCAAACAATGGCAACAGTTTGATTGGACAAAACAACTACATTCACATTTTTCAAATTATAGTTATAGTCTCATAAAAACAAATCATGTATTGTAA
- the LOC127093225 gene encoding pathogenesis-related protein PR-4, with protein sequence MTRFITLCMLSFFCVIILASAQSATVTSTSNVYQPEQHNWDLLAVSAFCATWDADQPLSWRSKYGWTAFCGPVGPQGPDSCGRCLKVTNTKTGNEEIVRIIDQCHNEGLDLDISVFRRLDSDGSGDAQGHLIINYDFVDCGD encoded by the exons ATGACAAGGTTTATTACCCTATGCATGTTGTCCTTTTTCTGTGTTATAATTTTGGCTTCTGCACAAAGTGCGACTGTGACATCTACATCTAATGTATACCAACCAGAACAGCACAACTGGGACTTACTAGCCGTAAGTGCATTTTGTGCCACTTGGGATGCAGACCAGCCTTTATCATGGCGTAGCAAATACGGTTGGACTGCTTTCTGTGGACCTGTTGGGCCTCAAGGCCCCGATTCTTGCGGCCGTTGCTTGAAG GTGACAAACACTAAAACTGGAAATGAGGAAATAGTAAGAATTATTGATCAGTGCCATAATGAGGGATTGGATTTGGACATCAGTGTGTTCCGGAGGCTTGACTCGGATGGAAGTGGGGATGCTCAGGGTCATCTTATTATCAACTATGATTTTGTGGATTGTGGTGACTAA